Below is a window of Agrobacterium vitis DNA.
TGGATCGATGAACGGCACCTGCCGCCACTCGGCCTTTCCAACAGTTGGGGCTATAACCCGATTGCCCTGATGGCGCTCGACCCGCGGCTTTGCCCCGGTGGGGTGATGGAATTGCGCCGCACGGTAGAATGCCTGCATGAGAATGGCATCGGCGTCATCCTCGACCTGGTCTTCAACCATTCCGGCGAAAGCGACCGGTTCGGCGCGACGCTGTCGATGCGCGGCCTTGACAACAGGAGCTATTACCGGCACCTGCCAGACCAGCCGGGCGTGCTGGTCAACGATACCGGCTGCGGCAATACGATTGCCTGCGACAGACCGGTGGTGCGCCAGTTGATCCTCGACACTTTGCGCCATTTCGTCCTGGCGGCGGGCATCGACGGATTTCGTTTCGATCTCGCCCCGGTGCTAGGCCGGACCGCGACAGGCTTTGAGGCGCAAGGCGAAACGCTGACCGCCATGCTCCAGGACCCGATTTTGAAGGACCGGGTGATGATTGCCGAGCCTTGGGATATCGGTCCCGGCGGCTATCAGCTCGGCAATTTCCCATCACCGTTTCTGGAATGGAACGACCGCGCCCGCGACACCATGCGCCGCTTCTGGCGCGGCGATGACGGGCTAACCGGCGAGATGGCGACGGTGCTGGCGGGCTCATCGGATATGTTCTCGCGCAACGGCAACACCCACACCCGCAGCGTTAATTTAATCGCCGCCCATGATGGTTTCACGCTGCACGATCTGGTGTCCTATGCCCATAAGCACAATGAGGCGAATGGCGAGGATAACAGAGACGGCCATAGTGACAATCACAGCTGGAACAATGGCACGGAGGGAGAGACCAACGACACTGATATCCTTGCCGCGCGCAAGCGTGATTGTATCGCTCTGCTCTCCACGCTGTTTGCCTCGAAAGGCTGGGTGATGCTGACGGCTGGCGACGAAGGCGGTCGCAGTCAGCGCGGTAACAACAATGCCTATTGCCAGGACAATGCCATCACCTGGCTGGATTGGGCAGTGCTCGATGCCGATCTCGTCGCCCATACCGGACGGTTGGCCGCCCTGCGCAGGCGATTTCCGGCCCTCACTGATCCGACTTTTTTCACCGGCAATGGCGATGTCAGCTGGATCGATGCATCCGGCCTGCCGATGAGTGTCGAGACCTGGCAAAATCCACAGGCCCGCTTTCTGGGACTGCTGGTGGCCACACCGGACCGAAGCACAGGACACGACACGCGGCTGGCAATCCTGATCAACCGAGGTGAAGCCTGTGCCATCAATCTACCCGCCTCAACGGACGGGGGATGGCGGGAGGTTTTTTCGGATGCAGCTGTTTCAGAACTGGTAATGGAACCACACCATGTGACGTTTCTGGTCGAGGGTTGAAACCGCCAACAGCAGGTGTGCCTTGACCACCAATGCCGGGCCTCAGGGTTTCCACGGGAACCGGACGTAGAAACGACATGATAAGCGCCTACATTCATTGAATGATTTTTATAGAAACCGTCTTTAAACCTTTCCCCAGCATACCTGAATTAACGAATTTCTCATTCTTTTCGCTCGATTCTGAGCATTCAGGACATGGTTTCAAACAATTATCGAGTGCATGATTTTCAGCCGCTACAAATGGCGATAGGGTTCTTTTTGATCTGAACACCCACCAGAGCCCCAACCCAACGAGAGTAGAGTATGCAGCGTCAAATTTCTCTCGCAGACGTCCCCGCCATGGTCGGGGAGGAACTGGGCATATCCAAATGGATCACCGTCGATCAAACCATGATCAATGCCTTCGCCACCGCCACCGGCGATCACCAGTTCATCCATACCGATCCTGAACGCGCCAAGGCGGAAACCCCCTATGGCGGCACCATTGCTCATGGGTTTCTGACGATCTCACTGCTATCGGCGATGAATTACGATTGCCTGCCAGTGATCCGCGAGCAGACCATGGGGATCAATTACGGCTTTGAGAAAATCCGGCTGATGGCACCGGTCCGCTCGGGAAAGCGGGTGCGCGGCCGTTTCGTGTTGGCTGGCGCCCGGTTTCGCGGCGCCGGCATGCTGATGACCACCTATGATGTCAGTGTCGAGATCGAGGAGGAGCGCAAACCGGCACTCACCGCCATCTGGCAGACCATCATCCAGTTCGACCCCGAGGACAGGCCAGAAGGGGTTTGAAATGACGATCGATAGTCTGCGCCACGCCCTCACTGATCAGGCCCGATCCTGCGATATCCTCGGGTCTCCCTTCACCGCAAGGCTGTGCCGCCTCGCCGCCGAGCGGCTGACGCCCGCAAGCGCCATTGGTGCGCGGCTGATCGATTGGCCCGGCGACATCACGTCTGCGGGTGATTCCGTGCCGCTGCGGCTGGCGGGTACGCTGCATGCCCTGGTGTCGAGCAGGCAAAGTCCTGATCTGGCCGCTGTCTATCCGCCTCATGACCCCACCGACGATGCACTCTGGGCCGCAGTAGAGGCTGCCTTCCGCGAGCATCAAGCCTTCATGCAGGAGCGGCTGAATTCTGCGCCGCAGACCAACGAGGTTCGCCGTTCCGCAGCCCTTCTGCCGGGCTTCCTCACCATTGCCTCGCTTTTCGGCCTGCCGTTGCGGTTGTCGGAGGTCGGCGCCAGCGCCGGGCTGAACCTGCAATGGGACCGCTATGCCTATCGGCTGGGCGAAGCGAGCTGGGGCGATGGTTCGCCGGTGCTGCTCGCACCCGACTGGCAAGGCCCAAAGCCACCATCCGCCACGATCACCGTTGCGGAACGGGCCGGTTGCGATCTCAACCCTCTCGATCCCGCCAAGGCTGAGGATTGCAAACGGCTGTTTTCCTATATCTGGGCCGATCAGGCCGACCGGCTTGAGCGCACCCAAGCCGCCCTGACACTGGCACGAAGCAATAATCTTTCCGTGGACCGCATGGATGCGATCGACTGGCTGACGCAAAGGCTGGCTCCGTCCCATCCGGGTCAGATGCACGTCGTCTACCATTCCATCGCCTGGCAATATCTTCCCGACATGCTGAAAACCCAAGGCGAAGCGCTGATTGCGCAAGCCGGGCAACGGGCAACAGCGCAGGCCCCGCTTGCCCGCCTGCAAATGGAGGCCGATGGTCAGCGCGATGGCGCCAGCCTCACTCTGCAAATCTGGCCGGGCGGTGAGCGCCAGGAGATCGGCCGCGCCGATTTCCATGGCCGCTGGGTCAGATGGCAGGGCTGGAAGGCCTGAACCGTCACGCTGCTTTCTTTCGACACGCCACCCGCTGCCTTATTTGAACACCGGCGGCTGGCTGAGATCCATGGCAGGCTTTGCGGCAGGGGCGCTTGCTCCGCCCAGGCCAGGGGGCGTGCCAAAATTCAGGCTGGACCCATCGCCAAGCGAAGGCAGGCTCATGCCACCGCCACCTGCCCCAAAGCCCGGCACTTCGATCTTCACCTTGTCGAGATCGATATCCTTGGCCTTCTCCACCCACATGGTCACCGATTGCGGCCAGAAAATCACCACGCCGACAATAACCAGTTGCATGCAGATCCACGGGATAGAGCCAAGGTAGATCTCGCGGGTCTTGACGCTCTTCGGCGCCACGCTGCGCAGGTAGAACAGTGCAAAGCCAAAAGGCGGATGCATGAAACTGGTCTGCATATTCACGCAGATCAGCACCCCGAACCAGATCAGGTCGATACCCAGATGCTGCGCCACCGGTGCCAACATCGGGATGACGATGAAGGCGATTTCGAAAAAATCGAGGAAAAAGGCGAGGAAGAAAATGAAGAAATTGACGAAGATCAAGAAGCCTAGCTGCCCACCCGGCAGGCCGGACAGCAGATGCTCGATCCAACGGGAACCGTCCATGCCCTGAAACACCAGGCTGAAACAGGTGGAGCCGATCAGGATCATCACCACCATCGAAGTGATGGTCATGGTCGATTCCATCGCCTGACGCACCAGCACCCTGGTCAACCGCCGATGCACCGCCGCCAGCACCAGCGCACCGACGACACCCAGCGCCCCCGCTTCCGTCGGCGTAGCAAGGCCAAGGAAAATCGTACCCAGCACCAGGAAAATCAGCACGATGGACGGCAGCATGCCGGCCAGAACCTTGCCGATCAGCCGGCCATCCAGCTCGCCGCGCACTTCCTTCGGCAACGGTGGCACCAGCGAAGGCCGGAAAATCGAAATCGCCAGGATGAACAGCATGTAGATGGCGATCTGCATGCCAGCCGGGCCGATGGCGCCCATATACATGTCGCCCACCGACTTACCCAACTGGTCGGACAGAATGACCAGCACCAGCGAGGGCGGAATAAGCTGGGCCATCGTCCCCGAAGCTGCGATGACGCCTGTGGCAATCCGCTGATTATAGCCATAGCGTAACATGACCGGCAGTGAGATCATGCCCATGGTGATAACCGAGGCCGCCACCGTGCCGGTAATCGCGCCCAGAATGGCGCCAACGAAAATCACCGCATAGGCAATGCCCCCCGGCACCGCGCCAAACAGCTTGCCCGTTCCTTCCAGAAGATCTTCCGCCAGCCCGCACCGTTCCAGAATGGAGCCCATCATGGTGAAGAAGGGAATGGCCAGCAGCAGATCGTTGGAGACAATACCGAAGAACCGCAACGGCAGGGCCTGGAGAAACATTTCGCTGAAATGGCCGGTGGCGATACCGATCATGCCGAAGAACATGCCGACCGCGCCAAGCGAAAACGCCACCGGGAAACCGAACAGCATGAACAACACCATGCCCAGAAACATCGCGGGTGGAATAATTCCGAAATCAAACATAACACGTCCCCCTCAGGCATGTCCTTCCGCTCTGCTGTCGTCCCCGGACGCCGGAAGGCATCAACGGGACGGGCAGGCAGATATTATTGCAGCGGCTTTTCGTAGCTGACGTCGATATCGATGCGGCCGGTCAGCGCGGCAATGCGCTTGATCAGTTCCGACAGGCCCTGCAAGGTCAAAAGCCCGAAACCCGCCACCAGGATCAGCTTGACCGGCCAGCGGATCAGGCCACCGGCATTGGCCGACATTTCACCCTGCTGATAGGACAGCCAGAAAAATGGCCAGCACAGCCAGGTCAGGAAAATGCAAACCGGTAAAAGAAACAGCACGAGGCCGATCAGGTCGATCCACAGCCGCTTGCGCTCCGACACCGATCCATAAATCAGATCGACCCGGACATGGCCGTTCTTGCGCAAGGTATGTGATGCCCCCAGCACAACAACATAGGCAAACAGATACCACTGTATTTCCAGCCAGCCGTTTGAACTGATATTGAACAGATACCGAATAATCGCGTTACCGGCGCTGATCAGGCAGCACAGCATAACCAGATATTCCGCCACCCGGCCAACGCCTGCGCTTAGCGCATCGATAGCCCGCCCCCATGCCAGCAAAACAGTCATATAAGCCTCCCAACTCCCTTATTTGCTTAGAACAAGGGGCGGGCATGCGCAACAGCGCGGCGACATGCCATGCGGGGATTAGCAAGACTTTGGCCTGGAAAGCCTGTCAAGCTCGCCTAAAGTTCTACGGCATTATCCGTTTCATCACACGAATGATGCTGTAGCATTTTAAATTTGCGGGATAATTTTCTCTTTAAAGCCAGTTTCGGTTTTAAGAATTATGCGGTAGCCTGTGGGCAATACACGCTTTTGGGGAGTAAGAGCATGAGCGAAGACCATTCCGGCCCGGTCGAAACGGGCGCCTCGATGGATTATCCGGCCCACGAACGCACCTATGACGGTTTTATAGCTGCTTCGAAATATGGCACCGTCATTCTTGTGGCGCTGATGATCGCCATGGCCGCTGGATTTTTCACCACAGCCGGATTCCTGGGTGGCATTCTGGTGTTCCTGATCCTTAGCGTCATCGGCGTCTTCATGATGCGGTAAACCGCGATTGCCAATGTCAAGAACTGACCAATCTCCAGAACTGAAAAGGCCGGCAATGCCGGCCTTTTGTATGGAACGGAGTAGAAGCTGCTTCAGCTTGTCGAGCCGCGTGTCCGGGCAAGACCGTCGCGGGCGGGCGTATATTTTCCATCCAGGCTCAAGGCATGCGCATAGGACTTGGCCGCCTTGACCTTGTCACCGCGCCGCTCATAGACCAGCGCCTGATTGGCCCAGGATTCGGCCAGCTTCGGATTCATGTCGATAGCATGGTTGAAATCGGCAAAGGCGTTTTCGTCGTCGTTCAGCGCCAGATAGCTCACACCACGGCCATTATAAGGCTCAGGCGCATTCGGTGACAGCGAGAGCGCCTTGGAAAAATCGTCAATCGCCTTGTCGTGCTGGCCGCGCAGCTGGAAGATCAGGCCGCGATTGTGATAGGCGCGGCCATCGGTGGTATCCAGCTCGATTGCCTTGGAGAAATCCTGAAACGCCTCATCCACCCGGCCCGCCTGGCGGTAGATATTGCCACGGCCGATATAGGCGACATCATAGCTGCTATTGATCTTCAGGGCAGCAGTATAATCATTGGCGGCTTCCACCGGCTTGCCCATGTTGCGATAGACAAGGGCGCGGTTGGCATAGGCCTGGTAGAAATTCGGGTTGAGTTGCAGCGCGGTGTTGAAATCCGCCAGCGCCTTCTGGAATTCACCGGCCCGGCCATAGGCAGAGCCCCGCACATTATAACCGCCTGGATCGCGTGGATTGGCGGCAATGACCGACGACAGCGAGGAAATATTTTCCTTGGAACCCTGATCGCGCTCGATGCTGATCATGTCGCTTGACTGGTTGGTGGATTGGCATCCGGTAAGCGTCAGCATGGCGGTGAGGCCAAGAACCAGCATATGGCAACCTTTGCCGCGCATGTTAGCCCCCAGGCGACTGGCTGTTGGGCCGGTGTTGAAAACCTTATCAACCATTGGCGTCATGCTTTCCGTTCCACCTGTTCAAAACGTCGGACTATGCCGAAACTGGAGAGGAAACGCCGCAGCGTTCCTAAAGTTCTATCCAATCAACAAAACTTTATCCCGAAGATTGGCTTACATCCGAATGCAGCCCGTTTCCACCGCGCAAATGCAAAAACCACATCATTCCAAGAATTTGAAGCCTTTTGCACCCTCTGATCCAAAAAGGGGAAACCGGTTATCGAACTAGGTCGATGCGATAACAAACAAGGCGGAGCGCCGCTCCCAGTGTCCCGCAAGACGGATATAGACCAGCCAAAACGGCAATGTGCAGACAGTCAATCCGCCCGTTATAGAAAAACCAACACGAAAAAGCGGCCGCGAACTGATCGCCGCCGCTCAATCGGATCATGTCGCGCTTTGAAAAAGCGCGGGAAACGTCAATCAGCGGCTGCCAAATGCCGGACGCGCCGGAGCGGCAATCAGGCCTTCGCGCTGCATCTTCTTGCGGGCCAGCTTGCGAACACGGCGAACGGCTTCAGCCTTTTCGCGCGCGCGCTTTTGCGACGGCTTTTCATAATAGTCACGCATTTTCATTTCACGGAAGATGCCTTCGCGCTGCATCTTCTTCTTCAAGGCGCGAAGCGCCTGATCAACGTTGTTATCGCGGACAAGTACCTGCACGTCGAATCCCGTTCCTTTGGTTTGGTGGTCGTTTTCCGCCGGGACACGAATTCTGCCGAACCATGCCTTTCACGGACCAAAAAAGAGTGTTCCGCTGGCCCGCAGGACCAGCGATTAGGGAGCGCCAATAACAGATCGGACTTTCGAAGTCCAGACGGCAAGTGCCGCTGCCCAAAAAAATCCGCAGCCAAGCGGCACCGTCTTGCAAAACGTCACCCCTATGCACTTCTCCATACGCTGCTGCAAGATATTGGCCATGTGTCGAAAGACGGATAGAAGCGTGTCGCAAAGAAAGGGACATCGCGCATATCGATCTGTCACAGCTTTTTAGACCTGCGCTGACGCGCTGGATTGAAAGCAGGTCGGAATTTCTTCCCGTTTCTGACATAAGTCAGGATCTACACCCTGCGATCCGTCGTAGAGCAAGCAGCTAGACCTCGCCTACCAGACCTCGCCTGAAGGAGATGACGCGAATGCGCAAATATTCGGTTTTTGCCGTAGCCCGCGAGGCGCTTCGCGCCCACACTGGTTGGAGCGCGCAATGGACATCACCAGAGCCACACAAATCCTATGACGTGATTATTATTGGCGGCGGTGGCCATGGTCTGGGGGCTGCCTACTATCTGACCAAGGAACATGGCATCACCAATATTGCCGTCATCGAAAAAGGCTGGATTGGCGGCGGCAATACCGGGCGCAACACCACCATTATTCGCTCCAATTATCTCTATGAAGAGAGCATGGACATTTACGAGCATTCTCTCAAACTCTGGGAGGGCTTGAGCCAGGAGCTGAATTACAATGTGATGTATTCGGCCCGTGGCGTGATGATGCTATCGCACAATGTGCATGACAAGCAGAGTTTCAAGCGCCACGTTCATGCCAACACGCTGTATGGCATTGATAATGAGTGGCTGACGCCAGAACAGGCCAAGGCCTTCTGTCCACCGCTGGATATTGCCAAAACCGCCCGCTACCCCATCAATGGTGCCGCCCTGCAACGGCGCGGCGGCACGGCCCGCCATGATGCCGTGGCTTGGGGCTATGCTCGTGCTGCGTCTGATCGCGGTGTGCATATCATTCAAAATTGCGAGGTCACGGGCATTCGCCGTGGTGCGAACGGTGAAGTCACCGGGGTTGAGACTTCCAAAGGTTTTATTGGCGCGAAGAAAATCGGCGTTTCAGCCTCGGGCCATAATTCCATGGTGATGGGCATGGCCGATGTGCGCTTGCCCATTCATTCCACGCCGTTGCAGGCGCTTGTATCAGAACCGCTCAAGCCGATTTTCCCTTGCGTGGTGATGTCCAACACCGTGCATGCCTATATCTCGCAATCGGATAAGGGTGAGCTGGTGATTGGGGCTGGTACCGATCAGTATAATTCCTATTCCCAGACAGGCGGCCTGCAAATCATCACCCACACGCTGGATGCGATTTGCGAACTGTTCCCCATCTTCCGCCGCGTCAAGATGATGCGCCAATGGGGCGGTATTACCGATAACACAGCCGACCGCTCGCCGATCCAGAGTGTGACGCCGGTGCCTAACCTGTTTGTCAATTGCGGTTGGGGCACGGGCGGCTTCAAGGCCACGCCGGGGTCTGCCAATCTGTTTGCCCATCTGATTGCCAAGGGCGAGCCCCATGCACTGGCCAAGGGCCTGACGCTGGATCGGTTCCGCACCGGGCGGTTGATTGATGAAGCGGCTGCGGCTGCGGTTGCGCACTAAAGTGAGATCCGAAAAGTGGGAACCGGTTTTCGGACAAATCGAACGAACAAAAATTGAGCGGGATTGAGAAAAATGCTGTTGATCAAATGTCCCTATTGTCAGGAAGAGCGGTCCGAGCTGGAGTTTCACGGCGCAGGCGAGGCGCATATTGTGCGACCAACCAATATTGCCGAGATTTCCGATGAAGAGTTCGAGGCCTTCTTCTTTATGCGGGATAACCCCAAGGGAATCATCTTTGAGCGCTGGCGGCACCTGCATGGCTGCGGGCGCTTTTTTAATGCGGTGCGCGATACCGTCAGCGACAAATTTCTGCTGACCTATAAAGCAGGCGAAGCCAAGCCGGATGATGCAGCCGTGCAAGCCCTCATCGACAACAAGGGAGCTGCGCAATGAGCGGTGCCAATCGTATTCCCGGCAAGGGCCGTCTGACGCCCGCCAGAACCGCCCGTTTCACCGTCGATGGCCGTATTCTCACCGCCCTTGAGGGCGATAGCGTGGCCTCGGCCTTGCTGGCCAACGGCATTCATCTGGTCGGTCGCTCGTTCAAATATCACCGCCCACGCGGCATTCTTACCGCTGGACCAGAAGAGCCAAACGCGCTGCTCGACATTTCCCGCGACAGTGCGCGGCGTCAGCCTAACGTGCGCGCTCCCGTGCAGGAAGTGTTTGATGGCATGCGGGTGCAGACGCAAAACCGCTGGCCATCGCTGTCGATGGATATTGGCGCGGTCAACGACCTGCTCTCGCCGTTCTTTGCCGCCGGGTTTTACTACAAGACCTTCATGTGGCCGAAGAGCTTTTGGCACAAAATTTATGAGCCGATCATTCGCCGTGCCGCAGGCCTTGGCGTGGCCCCAACCGAAGACGACACCGACCATTACGCCAACCGCTACGCCCATTGCGATGTGATGGTGGTGGGCGGTGGCGTGGCGGGCCTGACAGCAGCGCTTGCGGCGGCAGAAACTGGCCCTTCCGTCATCATCTGCGATGAGCAGCCGGAAATGGGTGGTGCCTTCCATTATGATACGGGTGCCGTGATTGATGGCCAAAATGGCTACGACTGGGCGCAAGCCACCGTGGCAAAGCTAAAGGCGATGGACAATGTGACGGTGCTGACCCGCACCACGGCATTCGGTTATTACAACCACAATTTCCTCGGTCTTGCCGAGCGCATCACCGACCATATCGCCAAGCCCGCCAAAGGCTTGCCCCGCGAACGGCTGTGGCAGGTGCGGGCGAAAAAGGTGGTGTTGGCCACCGGCGCGATTGAGCGCCATATGGTATTTGCCAACAACGACCGCCCCGGCATTATGCTGGCCTCTGCTGCGCGCACCTATCTCAACCATTTTGGCGTGGCTGTGGGCGCGAAAGTGGCGGTCTACACCGCCCATGATTCGGCCTATGAAACCGCAATTGACCTGAAAAAAGCGGGTGTGCAGGTGGTGGCCATCATCGACTGCCGCCGCAATCCGGGGGCAAGCGTCTTGGCTGACGCCAAGGCGGCAGGCATTGAGGTTTTGACCGAACATTGCGTTCTCGATACCGCTGGACGTTTGCGGGTAAAATCCATCACTATCGCTGGCCGGGGCGGTTTTGACCGGCGAAAGCTGGCCGTCGATGCATTGCTAATGAGCGGTGGCTGGACGCCTTCGGTGCATCTGTTCTCACAATCGCGCGGCAAACTGCGATTCGAGGCCGCCACTCAGCGCTTCCTACCAGATATTTACGTGCAAGATAGTATCTGCGTCGGGGCCTGCAACGGCACGGATGATCTGAGCGAACTGCTGGCAGAAGCCTATGCCAGCGGTACAAGGCTGGCAAAAGAAGCCGGAGCGGAAGGCGAGAGCGGAAGCCAGCCAAGCGGTGCCAACGCGTTTGCTTGGACCGGCGGCATGATTGGCGCTGCCGAAGGCGCTGGCCCGGACGATGCCGTGAAAGCCTTTATCGACTTCCAGCACGATGTCTGCGCCAAGGATATTCGCTTGGCCGTGCGCGAGGGCATGCATTCCATCGAACATATCAAGCGCTTTACCACCAATGGCATGGCGTCTGATCAGGGCAAGCTGTCCAACATGCACGGGCTGGCGATTGCAGCCGAAATGTTGGGCAAAGAGATCCCGCAAGTGGGCCTTACCACCTTCCGCGCGCCCTATACGCCTGTGACATTCGGCACGCTGATCAACCATTCGCGCGGCGAATTGTTTGACCCAACGCGTAAGACGCCGATGCATGATCTGGAAACCGCCCTTGGTGCCGATTTTGAAGATGTCGGCAATTGGAAGCGCGCCTGGTACTACCCCAAACCCGGCGA
It encodes the following:
- the glgX gene encoding glycogen debranching protein GlgX; this encodes MTGAGARLTVTGAEFAVYSRDAERLELCLFDETGNIELRRLPMQRGEDDLHRLTVEGLVAGARYGYRAHGPYDPDQGLWFDPAKLLVDPYALEIDRPFRHDPRLTLFGEDTADLAPRAILTAPGHAVLEPPRLPDGGFIYELPVRGFTMLHPDVPENLRGTVAALAHPSVIAHLQAIGVDAVELLPITAWIDERHLPPLGLSNSWGYNPIALMALDPRLCPGGVMELRRTVECLHENGIGVILDLVFNHSGESDRFGATLSMRGLDNRSYYRHLPDQPGVLVNDTGCGNTIACDRPVVRQLILDTLRHFVLAAGIDGFRFDLAPVLGRTATGFEAQGETLTAMLQDPILKDRVMIAEPWDIGPGGYQLGNFPSPFLEWNDRARDTMRRFWRGDDGLTGEMATVLAGSSDMFSRNGNTHTRSVNLIAAHDGFTLHDLVSYAHKHNEANGEDNRDGHSDNHSWNNGTEGETNDTDILAARKRDCIALLSTLFASKGWVMLTAGDEGGRSQRGNNNAYCQDNAITWLDWAVLDADLVAHTGRLAALRRRFPALTDPTFFTGNGDVSWIDASGLPMSVETWQNPQARFLGLLVATPDRSTGHDTRLAILINRGEACAINLPASTDGGWREVFSDAAVSELVMEPHHVTFLVEG
- a CDS encoding MaoC family dehydratase, yielding MQRQISLADVPAMVGEELGISKWITVDQTMINAFATATGDHQFIHTDPERAKAETPYGGTIAHGFLTISLLSAMNYDCLPVIREQTMGINYGFEKIRLMAPVRSGKRVRGRFVLAGARFRGAGMLMTTYDVSVEIEEERKPALTAIWQTIIQFDPEDRPEGV
- a CDS encoding DUF2332 domain-containing protein — its product is MTIDSLRHALTDQARSCDILGSPFTARLCRLAAERLTPASAIGARLIDWPGDITSAGDSVPLRLAGTLHALVSSRQSPDLAAVYPPHDPTDDALWAAVEAAFREHQAFMQERLNSAPQTNEVRRSAALLPGFLTIASLFGLPLRLSEVGASAGLNLQWDRYAYRLGEASWGDGSPVLLAPDWQGPKPPSATITVAERAGCDLNPLDPAKAEDCKRLFSYIWADQADRLERTQAALTLARSNNLSVDRMDAIDWLTQRLAPSHPGQMHVVYHSIAWQYLPDMLKTQGEALIAQAGQRATAQAPLARLQMEADGQRDGASLTLQIWPGGERQEIGRADFHGRWVRWQGWKA
- a CDS encoding TRAP transporter large permease, which gives rise to MFDFGIIPPAMFLGMVLFMLFGFPVAFSLGAVGMFFGMIGIATGHFSEMFLQALPLRFFGIVSNDLLLAIPFFTMMGSILERCGLAEDLLEGTGKLFGAVPGGIAYAVIFVGAILGAITGTVAASVITMGMISLPVMLRYGYNQRIATGVIAASGTMAQLIPPSLVLVILSDQLGKSVGDMYMGAIGPAGMQIAIYMLFILAISIFRPSLVPPLPKEVRGELDGRLIGKVLAGMLPSIVLIFLVLGTIFLGLATPTEAGALGVVGALVLAAVHRRLTRVLVRQAMESTMTITSMVVMILIGSTCFSLVFQGMDGSRWIEHLLSGLPGGQLGFLIFVNFFIFFLAFFLDFFEIAFIVIPMLAPVAQHLGIDLIWFGVLICVNMQTSFMHPPFGFALFYLRSVAPKSVKTREIYLGSIPWICMQLVIVGVVIFWPQSVTMWVEKAKDIDLDKVKIEVPGFGAGGGGMSLPSLGDGSSLNFGTPPGLGGASAPAAKPAMDLSQPPVFK
- a CDS encoding TRAP transporter small permease subunit, which produces MTVLLAWGRAIDALSAGVGRVAEYLVMLCCLISAGNAIIRYLFNISSNGWLEIQWYLFAYVVVLGASHTLRKNGHVRVDLIYGSVSERKRLWIDLIGLVLFLLPVCIFLTWLCWPFFWLSYQQGEMSANAGGLIRWPVKLILVAGFGLLTLQGLSELIKRIAALTGRIDIDVSYEKPLQ
- a CDS encoding aa3-type cytochrome c oxidase subunit IV, yielding MSEDHSGPVETGASMDYPAHERTYDGFIAASKYGTVILVALMIAMAAGFFTTAGFLGGILVFLILSVIGVFMMR
- a CDS encoding tetratricopeptide repeat protein, yielding MRGKGCHMLVLGLTAMLTLTGCQSTNQSSDMISIERDQGSKENISSLSSVIAANPRDPGGYNVRGSAYGRAGEFQKALADFNTALQLNPNFYQAYANRALVYRNMGKPVEAANDYTAALKINSSYDVAYIGRGNIYRQAGRVDEAFQDFSKAIELDTTDGRAYHNRGLIFQLRGQHDKAIDDFSKALSLSPNAPEPYNGRGVSYLALNDDENAFADFNHAIDMNPKLAESWANQALVYERRGDKVKAAKSYAHALSLDGKYTPARDGLARTRGSTS
- the rpsU gene encoding 30S ribosomal protein S21; protein product: MQVLVRDNNVDQALRALKKKMQREGIFREMKMRDYYEKPSQKRAREKAEAVRRVRKLARKKMQREGLIAAPARPAFGSR
- a CDS encoding sarcosine oxidase subunit beta family protein; translation: MRKYSVFAVAREALRAHTGWSAQWTSPEPHKSYDVIIIGGGGHGLGAAYYLTKEHGITNIAVIEKGWIGGGNTGRNTTIIRSNYLYEESMDIYEHSLKLWEGLSQELNYNVMYSARGVMMLSHNVHDKQSFKRHVHANTLYGIDNEWLTPEQAKAFCPPLDIAKTARYPINGAALQRRGGTARHDAVAWGYARAASDRGVHIIQNCEVTGIRRGANGEVTGVETSKGFIGAKKIGVSASGHNSMVMGMADVRLPIHSTPLQALVSEPLKPIFPCVVMSNTVHAYISQSDKGELVIGAGTDQYNSYSQTGGLQIITHTLDAICELFPIFRRVKMMRQWGGITDNTADRSPIQSVTPVPNLFVNCGWGTGGFKATPGSANLFAHLIAKGEPHALAKGLTLDRFRTGRLIDEAAAAAVAH
- a CDS encoding sarcosine oxidase subunit delta: MLLIKCPYCQEERSELEFHGAGEAHIVRPTNIAEISDEEFEAFFFMRDNPKGIIFERWRHLHGCGRFFNAVRDTVSDKFLLTYKAGEAKPDDAAVQALIDNKGAAQ
- a CDS encoding sarcosine oxidase subunit alpha, whose product is MSGANRIPGKGRLTPARTARFTVDGRILTALEGDSVASALLANGIHLVGRSFKYHRPRGILTAGPEEPNALLDISRDSARRQPNVRAPVQEVFDGMRVQTQNRWPSLSMDIGAVNDLLSPFFAAGFYYKTFMWPKSFWHKIYEPIIRRAAGLGVAPTEDDTDHYANRYAHCDVMVVGGGVAGLTAALAAAETGPSVIICDEQPEMGGAFHYDTGAVIDGQNGYDWAQATVAKLKAMDNVTVLTRTTAFGYYNHNFLGLAERITDHIAKPAKGLPRERLWQVRAKKVVLATGAIERHMVFANNDRPGIMLASAARTYLNHFGVAVGAKVAVYTAHDSAYETAIDLKKAGVQVVAIIDCRRNPGASVLADAKAAGIEVLTEHCVLDTAGRLRVKSITIAGRGGFDRRKLAVDALLMSGGWTPSVHLFSQSRGKLRFEAATQRFLPDIYVQDSICVGACNGTDDLSELLAEAYASGTRLAKEAGAEGESGSQPSGANAFAWTGGMIGAAEGAGPDDAVKAFIDFQHDVCAKDIRLAVREGMHSIEHIKRFTTNGMASDQGKLSNMHGLAIAAEMLGKEIPQVGLTTFRAPYTPVTFGTLINHSRGELFDPTRKTPMHDLETALGADFEDVGNWKRAWYYPKPGEDMHAAVNRECKTVREVAGVFNASTLGKIEVVGPDAAKFLNLIYTNPWDSLKPGKCRYGIMTRDDGFIYDDGVVGRLAEDRFHVTTTTGGAARVLNHMEDYLQTEFPELKVWLTSASEQWAVIAVQGPKARDIIAPFVEGIDISNEAFPHMSVAEGRFCGVPTRLFRVSFTGEVGFEINVPADYGASVFEAVWKRAESLGACLYGTETMHVLRAEKGYIIVGQDTDGTLTPDDANYGWAVSKKKPDFVGIRGLKRPDLVKEGRKQLVGLKTKDPNEVLEEGAQIVANPNQPKPMTMLGHVTSSYWSENLGQSIAIAMVAGGRARMGETLYVPMPDKTIAVEVTDMVFYDKEGSRIHG